TCAATGGCTAAAATATCTCTGATCCATAAAGAACAAACCAAAAACCCCACACTACAGTGACCTCTCGTTGTGGGGAATGAAGGTTACACCCCTGTATCAGTAGCCTCTCGCCGTCCTGTCTGAAGGGTCGGGGCCTACCTGTGTGGTCTGCAGGGGCAgcgggaggggcaggagctCGGAGAGCAGGGCCAGGCCGGAGAAGAAGCCCTCGGGGGCCTTGAGCACGGAGGAGAGCACCTCCTTCAGCATGAGGGACCAGGTGTTGTTGGCCAGCGTCTCCTCGGTGTCCGTCACCTGCTCGTTGACGCCCTGCGTGAAGGTGAGCAGGATGTCCACCACGTGGTTCTGCACGCGCTGCTCCTCGGGGTCCAGGCGGCCTGAGGGCGGGGCCGAGCACAGGATCATGTGCAGGGCCACCAGGGCCGAGGGGACGCGCGTGTCCTTGAACTCGAAGGCGCCGCCGCGGAGCAGCTCGGTCAGCATGCAGCGGAGCAGCCGCAGCGTGCCGCAGGCGGCCGACAGCACCATCACGCGCTGCAGCGTGGGGCCCGTGCTGCCGTGGAGACGccagggctgcagcagcagcgccgTCAGCTTCTGCAGCACCTTGACGAAGGTGTCCATGCCCTCGGCCGAGAAGAGCTGGATCACCGCCAGGTTCCACTTCAGGTCCTTCTGCTGGCCTGCGGGGGcgccacacacagagagagaggttacGCTTAAcataagcacgcacacacacacgcaacacgcacgcacacatatactattcacccacacatacacacacacacacacacacacacagagaggtccCGCTTAACataagcacgcacacatactattcacccacacatacacacacacacatgcgcacacgcaacacgcacgcacacatatactattcacccacacatacacacacacacaacacacacgcacacatatactattcacccacacatatacacacacacgcaacacgcacgcacatatactattcacccacacatacacacacaacatgcacacatacactattcacccacgcacacacatgcacatgcacacgcatgaaccattaacacacacacaccattaacacacacacgcacgcacgcacacacaacatgcgcacacacagcattaacatacacacacaccattgacacatacatgcacacacatcattcacacacacaacttgCACTCAACTTGATTTATTTAACCCATTTAACCAGGTAAGTCAACAATGAACTCACTTCTTAACATAAACAGGGATCACACTTACCATTTACAGGCTCAGTTCTGACCCTTCATAAAGACAGGTCATATAGCCTACTATTCATACACAGTACTCGCATATCACTGACATGGATCACGGCTCACATAGTCATAAGTCACTTGTCATGAAGCTTAATGATACATTATACTTAAAATGTAAAGGTCTTCTGAATAACTGTACTAGAGAGACCTACATCCTTACAAAAAGACAAATATGTGCACCATCCACGACAGCTGAACAGTGAGAGAGCCCTTCGGCTATTCCGGGACACCGCTTATTTAAAGAAACATTAGACGAGCCCtttggagtggggtggggtggggtggggtaggggggtacCTTCTACAGCGTGTGGTGGGCAGGCGATGTGGCAGAGGACCCGGAGAGCAGTAATCAGGCCCGCCCCTTCCTGTGTTATCAGGTTCTCCACGTTCTGGAGGGACACACAATTGCTTTGTTTTAGCTGCTATGAAGCACCAAAGTACTGGAACACTAGCCATGTCAAATAAGACCACTTTGAACTTTCCTTGCTAGTAAAATATCGGTAAAACATACACATTACAACTTTTTAGGGAGGgatagaaaaaatacataaaaatacaagtgtTTCGGTGACACAGGCCTCGATGAAATCGACAGTCAGCCAGTCTTTGTTTGTCGCATTCCATCAAAAACATTCAGTGATAACCcaaattcaccccccccccccccccaaagagtGCTTTCACTAAAATCCAGTGAAAACCTGTGTGCCAATCAAAGacaagaacaaatgttgattgagttCAGGCCACAGTGTACTTTGGCTGCATTAAACatcttacattttaattattactgGCAGTGCAAAGGCTTAACAGCTTTTTATGTTCCTGAGATTGAGGCATTAGACCAAACTGGCTTGCTCTCCAGAGAAAAGTGAACAGCAGAAAATGGCAGAGATGCTCCAGGCAACTGAATGTACGGGGCTGGGATCACAGTTTGTTCCGAAGCTTGTAGCGGCATGCCGTAATCTGACTGGCtgcagggcattctgggatCTCTGTACGCATCGCATTAGTTCAAAGGTATGATGTTAATGTTAAACGTGCAGAGGCTGCGAGCCGTTTGCATGCTGTGAGCTACTGTAACCGAAGCCTGCGTGGAGGGGGCTTAATTCTCATGACCTTTAAGGAGAAGGACGGGGGTTTTAAAGGGAATGTCCGGGCCTGCCCGAGGTTGCCTCGCTCTCACCTGCTTGATGTAGTCGATCAGACTCGGGATGCAGTTTATTTCGTACCGCAGCTTCTCCAGGGGCTCCAGCCATTTGCTGAGTTCTGGAAGAGAGGAGCACACCCCCTGCCTCAGTCCTGGACTGCCGCCATGCCAGATTACGCCAAAATCCCTTACTTCTGGTGACTTGCACTCAGCAACATCAAAACCCATCACTTGGCTTGGGTGTTGTTATTACCAAACGGGACAGATCTCCTAATCACATGCTGTGTTAAATCCTGCCACAGCAGCaggattagattttttttaaggatgGCCAATGGTTTAACCAATAAAACACGGGAATGAGGTTTAGAACTGTGTGACGCCAGCGTTTTCCTGGCTTGTATGTTTGCGGCCTTCAAAGGCCTTCTGTGTTTCAATAATACATCCTCATATATGTAATACACAAGCAGATACTATGGCTGAAAGGTTGCATTATATACAAGATTCCTGGCCCCTGATGTGGACGTTTCATTGTGCCACACAATACCCAAGTGTGGACATGAATGTGAGGCTGACATCAACTCTGCGATTTAAAAaacctcactctcacacacacacacacacacacagaaacacacacacatacacacacacacacacacacacacacacacacacacacacacacacacacacacacacacacacacacacacacacacagacgcacagagacacacacacacacatacatacgcacacacacacacacacacacacacacacacacacacacacacatacgcacacacacacacacacacacacacacacacacacacacacacacacacacacacacacacacacacacagacacacacacacacacacacacacacacacacatacatacgcacacacacacacacagacacacacacagacacacacacacacacacacagacgcacagagacacacacacacacacacacacacacacacacacactcacacacacacacagaaacacacacacacacacacacacacagaagcacacagacacatacatacgcacacacacacacacagacacacacacagacacacacacacacacacacagacgcacagagacacacacacacacacacacacacagaaacacacacacacacacacacacacacagacgcacacagacacacagtgttCATGGGCTGCGGTCCAACCAGCAATTATATCACAATAACAAGCAAAAGAAGGCAGCGCGTTGTTTTCGCGATTAAGCTCGGCTTCGCAGGTGCTCAGTGGGCCAGGCTCAGGGTGTTAAGACATGAGTGACTAATCGCCGAGGTGGAGCACAAGCACAATCTAAGGCTTCTTCTTTGTCATGATGCCATTACATGATGTCCCACAttacacacaaattaaagacgctcttattcagggCAAATTACAAGCCCAAGAATGTCTCATCATACAGAGACACTTCGGCAATGTTTCGCTTGGAGGAACCCAAATGCGTTTtggcaaattaaaattaaagcatttatttcttgttttaacaGAAATAACTACTATCAAATTGTTCAGTCCAACATTCAACAGCTTTTTTGATAGAGATATTCGAAGATAAAATAGCTACATAACCGATTATTCTCaatatttcatacttttttaTCAGGCCAAAAATGGTTGTGATATGGCCTATAGCATTTCTCCGCCTGCGTTTATAATTTCTGAATTATGGAAATTAAGTCAAAATGTTCCAAAAAGCATTACTACAGCTGCTGGGCGGCTCATCCTGCTAagacaatgatttaaaaaatagcagAATATTGTATAcagtttttttcacattcataCTGAATACAAAATTCTCTGTTTATATTCAGCTAATATTCAGCGAATGTGAGAGGATACCAACCGATAAAACACAGAAAGCCAATAGAGTGTATGGAGCATTACTAATTTGCCATTATATCgctgataaaataataaaacgcttaatgaatgttttattattattgaatgtgACATGTGTGTCAGAgttgaaatatttcagttgaGGGAAAGGAGacgtgtatgtatgtagagAACGTTGATTGATCTTTGGGGCGCCTCCCATGATAATTATCGCTCACAAGTGTGTATaccaaaagaaaagtaatgctCCACCCCTGACAAAGGCATGAACAGGAATGCTGgggtttctttgtgtttgctttCGTGCcgttaaaaaaacataaataattttatgtgGGCGGTCTGCATTGCTCATCACTTTATAATTTTCCAAGAGGACTGTACCAGCGTCCTAATCTTTTGTATGGGTGTGAGAACGTTCAATCCGATTTTTTATAAAACACCTACAGTGATTGGCAGTGATATCATTTTGTCGAGTTTCGTCAATGCAGTTACGAACACCTACTTCCAGTACAGTCTGAAGTAGAAAAGTGTGAGAAacgatgagggggggggggggggggggggggttatgaccATGACATGAACAAAATGCAGTGCATAcatactaaaacaaaaaacaccccgcaggagatgggggtgggggggtgggtggagtatGTACCCTGCAGCTTGGCGTTGTTCTCGTCGGCCTTGCAGATGGCGATCAGCTGCGCGGCGTAGTGCTCCATCATCCGCAGGTCGCTGGACGACTgcaccaccagcagcaccagcatgCAGGCGTAGTTGTACGTCACCGACTTCCGGGCCTTCGCCTCCCTGGGGCGGAGAGATAGGAGGAGAGAGCGGGGCAgcggatcagagagagagagagaggggctaaCATCGGCCtctccagaaacacacactgctaaagGGCATAAGGGGGTGCCCAGGGCTGACAGTGAGACCCAGAGCCAGAATGGATTCAGAGAGGATTCAGGAGCCTGCCTCCCCAGATCCAGCTATCGGTGTGTGATGGAGCGATTAAATACCCCCCTGGGGTCTCGTTTCATAACACATAAGCATTCACACTGACTTAAAGCGGAAATCAAACGTTCACGTGTATGGCAAGTGCATTAAAAATACTAACAGCAATctaaaaaaggggaaaaaaaaagatgagagcTATTGTTCAGCTGCTAGAGATATGCAGATCAGTTAGCTCTCTCAATATTGGATTACCAAAACCTTAGAGACAAGGCTGGGAGACGTTCACTTTGATTTGAGCACTGAAGCGTGAAGCAATTATCTGAACAAAAGCCTGTAGTCAACTCCTTGGATCAGAAGAACATTCAGTTCCTAGGGAAGTATTAAAAATGGGACCCCAACAAAGGTGATAAAACCCCCCACATTGTTTAGGATTGCCTCTCTCTTAAAACGGTAATAGCAGAAAGACTCTTTTAAAACATCACTGTCGCTTAGCAACAACAGCTCTAAAGCAAAGTGTTTAGAGATTTAGGCCGTCTCAAATGGAAGGCAGTATTtaaaagcagcattttcactgttttcattagttTGCACACTTTTCCTTCATAGACATGTCCCAAACTGATATCATCAAAAAATGTGTCCTTAAGGTGccttatttttgtaaaatttaaaGGCAGCATCAACGTATCCTTCATCAAGTATTACATCACATAGATCCCCTCAGGCTtcttacttaaaaaataataaaaacaaaaataataaaataatggcgTTAAAGATTAGTCACATTTCACTCTGGACTATAAActgacattaacatttaaatgggGGTATTAGATAATCTAATGCCCCCAATTAGGTCTCTAACGTGGGAGGCAATAATGCAGTTTACCtcaatttacttttttaaccAATGGACACATTTACCAGTGTTTTGCATTGTCAGATTCAATACAGTTGTATTTTCTCGTTGTTATTAGACGGGAAGGTGAACACAGCATGATAACTGTTACATATTGGTTATTTTAGCACGGATTCACATGCTGTTCTACCAACCAGCAAACATGAACTGAAACGGtttcattttataatatgtTATAACCCTTATAAGTCAGCCAGGCTAGCGGATACAGATTTGCTGATTCAAGGAAAATTGAACTGGCATGTGCGGGCAGTAGCCatgctagcccatggaatgtTGCATCTTTGAAATGCAGGACATGTCAAAATCAGCATTTTACACAAATTCACTtgtaaaaaactattttaccataatatgccaactcacaataataacataataaacCTATGTTGTTTCTAATTTTATGAAGACACTTGTAACAAAAGCTTGGTGAAACAGCAGGATTACCAGTATGAAATAAGCTACACATAATGTTTCGacattctgatcaaaacaaatttctgCCACGCAggctaataatatttaaaaacactagGAGcgaattccattttaatttacttATGTTGAGCAAGCCAGCTAGAGTGTGACATTCAAATTAACCgctttctctttatctttcGCACAATGCTACaaatggctgtgtaaatattatgatcaataaacaccACCAGACACCAAAAGACAAATGGTGCACATGCGCATATGCAAGCACACGtgtacacgcacgcgcacacacacacacacacaaacgcgcgcacacacacacagacacacacacgtgtacacgcacgcgcacacacacacacacacaaacgcgcgcgcacacacacagacacacacacgcatgcacacacacgcacacacacagacacacacacaaacacacacagacacacacagacacacacagacacacacagacacacacgcacacagacagacacacacacacacactgagagtgGTCCTCCACGGTGTGCACGGGACTCACCCCTGCCCCTCCTTGGAGTAGTGCTCCATGAGCGTGACCAGGCAGGAGAAGTTGTGCTCCAGGCTGAAGACGTGGGAGACGGCGGCGCGGCCGGTGGCGCTGAAGGTGATGAGGTAGAGGGCGTGCAGGGTCCCCAGCACCTCCGCGTTGTCCCCCTCCTCCAGGCCCCCCTCGGCCCCGCAGTGCGTCAGCAGCTCGGCCACGCCCTGCAGGGCGTGCAGCACCTGCATCAGCCACACGGCGAAGTCGTCCTCCCCGGGGGCGTCGCCCggcccgccggccccgcccagccccgccccgggCTCCGCCTCGGCGTCCGCCTCGGATATCTGGGTCAGAACGCGCACCAGCAGGTTCGTGGCCTCGTGCTCGgacatgaggaagaggaggccctGCTGGGTCTGGGCCAGGAAGCGGAGCAGGTCCTTCACCGCCTGCAGGACGCTGGGGTGGGCACTGGCCGCCGGCGTGGACAGCACCACCGTCAGAGACTCCAGGAAGTGCCGCGTGTGCATGTACCTGCAGAGGAGAGGCCGCACGTTAAGGTGGTCCACTACAAACCaatgatgttttaaaatgcagaggCCAATACATGGGCTGCATCACACAGTAAGCTGTAGATGCCGTTGGACAGTCAGCCAATAATCCATATACTAGCAGGCAGAAGTTTAAAAACGATCCTGGTCCACCAGGATAGAGAAGGATGCTCCCTCCTGGTCAGAGCAACGGTGGCCCTCACCTGAAGAGGACGGGGTAGGGGTCATCCCTCTCCAGGGGCCCGGTGATGCGGGCGCTGGTGGGGAAGGACTTGACCGGGGGCTGGACCATGGCGTGCGGTGCCGTCTCCAGCAGGTGCAGGAGCTCGTCCAGCACGCCGGCCAGCTTCTCCAGTTCGCCCTCGCTGATGTCCGAGGAGGCCAGCAGGTGGTCCAAGTCCATGGGGCTCtccggctccgcctcctcctccttccccgcCTTCTCCTGCCCGGGCTCCGCCTCCGGGTCGCCCTCCATGGCGACGGCGGTCGCCGCGGGCGACAGCCTCTCGGCCCACTGCCCGGCCGTCTTCTGCAGCTCGGTCAGCACCTCGTAGAAGTGGCCCTTCTGCACGATGGCGGTGCCGGCGGTCACCACGCGCACCGTCTGGTCCAGGAGGATGAGCTCCACCAGCCGCTGGTAAGCGCTCTTCTCCGGGCCCTCCGGCGTCGCCGTGGCGCCCAGGAAGGCCTCCATGCCCTCGGACATGCTGATCAGCGAGTCCAGCGAGCGCAGCGTGTTGAGCTTCAGGGACGAGGAGACGTGCTCGGCGAAGAGGAGCTCCATGAGCCGCCCCGCCACCCCGCCCTCGAGCAGGGCGGCCGCCGCCCGGGCCCCGCACTCCGCCAGCGCCGACGCCAGCTTGGCGCCCGCCTTCAGCTGCCGCACGTTGAGCGCGATGGGCTGGGAGAGCGCCACCTGCAGGCAGAGCGCCTGGGCGGTCCAGTCCGCCAGCTGCCGGAGCGgggcctcctccgcctccttGGCGGCCAGGCAGCTGAGCCCCTTCACCATCAGGCCCGGGGCCTCCTCCAGGGCCGTGACCCACTTGGCCCCCCGGTCCTCCCTGTAGGCCTCCAGGAGCTCCGTCAGCTTGGCGGCCAACTCGCTCGCCACCTCGTCCTGCAGGCCCGAGTCCCGCAGCCTGCTCACCTCCAGCTCGAACTTAgtcctgtagggggcgctgaAGTAGAGCAGCGGCCGGATCTCGCGCTCGTAGGGGTCGTACTGCACGGTGGGCACGGCCGCCAGGTCCTCGGCCGTGTAGACCAGGTTGAAGCTGGCCAGCTTGAAGCCGCCGTTCTCCAGATCCTCCTCATCACTGGAGATCTGCTCATAGCCATCGTCTCCTGCAACAcccagttaaaaaaacaaaaactaatgaACACACTTTTCTAAATCAACAATTGCTTCTGCTCAGCCCAAAGTGtggagacacacgcacacatgctcatgcacacgcgcacgcgcacacacacacacagaataacatCACTGGCTGCATGCATGATTACTTGTTTCACATGCAGTGTGTCTGCAGTACATTAACAGGCTACTTGCCATTAGCAGTAAATCACAGGTGTTAGGATGTAAAAGGATACGGCATCACTCCACTGTTAGAGCGTAAACTAGAAGGGCGCACGGCCGGGGGGAGCTggaactgcatgctgggatgcgcCGGACGCAGGAGAGAGACGGTAAGAGGCCTGGCTGCGCGGGCGCTCGCGGCAGTCGCGCTCGCATCCcctcccctggccccgcccccctaccttctccttcatcctcctcctcctcctcaccctcttCTTCGTcttcgtcctcgtcctcctcgtcctccaccAGGCTGCCCTCCGTCCGCacgtcctcctcgtcctcctcctcctcgggcccgccctcgtcctcctcctcgaCCTCCTCCTCGGGCTCGGCCTCGTCGGAGTACGGCTCCTCCAGGGGCAGGGAGCCGCGCTCGGGGGAGATGGGCTCCAGGTAGTCGTCCCGCCCCTCGGtgccctcctccttctctgcGCCGactgaaaaaaatcacagagaCCCTCTGAGAAATGACAAGAGCCTGAGGAACGAATAGCACCTgtcagggtcaggggtcaaaccCAGTGCAATGCGGTCAATTCAgagaatgaactgaaattccagttggattaaaaatgacatttatattCTATGAGATTTCCTAAATGAATGAGTATtagttaatttcctgaatgtATATAAAGGAACATTGACCCTACTGGCACGACTGATGATGTTAgtgtaataaaaaatatctatatgggcatttgtttctttttgtttggtgggtggggggctggcCCCGGGGTGGAGAAACTCTTACCGGTCACTGGGACAGCTTCCTCCTCGTCGTCGTCAGGTGgcgggggccccgggggggtTCTGGGTCCTCTGGGCTGTGGCCTGGGGGGGCTGCCATTGTACTGATCCTCTTTCTCCCATTCTACAGAAATAATTTACACCATTCATTAAGAGTGCGGGCTCCCGTCTCTCCTTCCCCAATCTACGGAAAGCCATTCACAACAAGCACATTATAGTGCAGGTAATATCTCAATTACACGAGCAGTCAAGAACATTGTAATTCTGTTATTTATCACGACCAATTTATCGAAGACAGTTGTGGGGGCCTCATTAAATCAGCCTGAGATGGCATATATCATTAGGACAGAAGCAGAAGGAAACGGAGGGGATGTTCTGCATACCATGCTTGACGTTCCTCTTCAGGTTTTGCTGCtgctggggtggagggggcgggggtgggggaggcgaATCCCGTTCATGCCCATGTGACCTCTCCGCTGTGCCGTACACTGCCACCGTCAGGCTGGTGTACCATCCCCGCAGGACCAGCCCGTCTGTGTTCACCTGGCAACAGCAGAGCGGGTAGTGTCACTGGTAGCCTCGGAGACCCTGAGCTCTACAAGCTGGCAACACTGGAGACCCTGAGCGCTACAAACTGGCAACACTGCAGACCCTGAGCTCTACAAACTGGCAACACTGGAGACCCTGAGCTCTACAAACTGGCAACACTGGAGACCCTGAGCTCTACAAACTGGCAACACTGGAGACCCTGAGCTCTACAAACTGGCAACACTGGAGACCCTGAGCTCTACAAACTGGCAACACTGGAGACCCTGAGCTCTACAAACTGGCAACACTGGAGACCCTGAGCTCTACAAACTGGCAACACTGCAGACCCTGAGCTCTACAAACTGGCAACACTGGAGACCCTGAGCGCTACAAACTGGCAACACTGCAGACCCTGAGCTCTACAAACTGGCAACACTGGAGACTGAGAACTCTACAAACTGGCAACACTGGAGACCCTGAGCTCTACAAACTGGCAACACTGGAGACAGAGAGCTCTAAAAACTGGCAACACTGGAGACCCTGAGCTCTACAACCTGGCAACGCTGCAGACCCTGAGCTCTACAAACTGGCAACACTGGAGACCCTGAGCTCTACAAACTGGCAACACTGGAGACCCTGAGCTCTACAAACTGGCAACACTGGAGACTGAGAACTCTACAAACTGGCAACACTGGAGACCCTGAGCTCTACAAACTGGCAACACTGGAGACCCTGAGCTCTACAAACTGGCAACACTGGAGACAGAGAGCTCTACAAACTGGCAACACTGGAGACAGAGAGCTCTACAAACTGGCAACAGTGGAGACAGAGAGCTCTACAAACATTGGCCAGACAGCAAGCAAGTGCTCTGAAAGCATAAAATTCTTGTGAAGGCTATGACCCTGGCCTGAACCACTTCCCCAGTGCTGGCCAGACAAAAACCATTTTAATCCTGACAACTCCTGgtcaaataataaattaattataccCATACAACTGccagacagaaataaacaatGTACACCTAAACAACTGCTGaccaaacataaaacaaattacACTCTGAAAGCTCCCAGCCAAACATTAAACGGTACACCCAGTCAAACAATGAGACAGAATCACCATACAACTCATAGTCTAATCACAACGTAGACTATGGGGCGATGTAGCTcaagaggtaagaccgattgtctggcagtcggagggttgccggttcaaaccccaccctgggcatgtcgaagtgtccttgagcaagacacctaactcctaacctctaactgctctggcgaatgagaggcatcaattgtaaagcgctttggataaaagcgctatataaatgcagtccatttaccatttaccattacaaaCCACCATAACATAGCAGAGATGAGCTATGTTTCAGTAATTCCATACTACAGTGGCATATCCATTTGTTCTAGTTCATTTGTACATACTGCTCCATTGTACAGGGTACAGCGTGTACTTTTTCAGCAAAGCAGGAAGGAGGGCTTCTCTCGTAAGCAAGCATGCATCTTTCAGGATTTAAACacactgaatataaaaaaattaaacattttccctgGTCCTCCTTAGTTTTGAGCACACTTACGCCCCTCCATTATAAAACCAAATTTGAGTACAATTTTGGTGCAACATATGAACTCAGGTGACTTTCCCCATCCTGTTAAAAGACCAGTCTTGGGAGGTGCATGCAAGGGAAGGCCCTGAAATGAACACCACACCAAACAAAGAATTgctgtaaaaaatttaaaaaacaaacaaaagaagataTTTGTATTCTTGGGAATAGCTATTCAATCGTGTATATTGTTAATCCATGTCCATGAATCAGTGCAAACTGAAAACACGCCTATCGGCTGGCTCCGCCTGTTTTCAGCATGAGGTGTGGTAGCCAACAATCATGGCCTGACGCAAGAGTCCTAACGGCACCTGACCAGGCTCACCACAGAGGCTGGCAACTGAGTCCGACTGCTGTGCCCAACTGCCAGTAAGCAGCTGAGCCTTCCTATAAAGAAAAGACATGAAAGCGCTATCTGCTCATGCATCACAGATATTAATCATCCTAACGCTGTGATtggcagagggaaggggggggctgACTTTGAGATCACCCCATGAGCATTTAAAGACTGGAAGCATGTGACTGTTGGGTTCCGTTGGCTGTTGGGAGTGGGGCGTGTGCGTTTCTGCttgtgcgtttgcatgtgtggGGCTCGGGTGGGTGTGGTAGTCCCTCTACCTTACCCAGAAGCCCTGGGGCAACTTGCCTGTTCCTGTCAGGGATACAACCACCTCACCACTGAAATACGCAAATGACTCATACCTACAACAGCATACTTGCCATTATAAATAACAGactcacatatatacacacattaaatatgaccttattcagtgaaattttaatttagcaGTTCACTACCTGAAAccttaaaaaacagaaaaaaagacacctaaaaactaaaaaaacagcTTAACAGGTAAGGTTACACCACATAGCTTTGAGACGGAGAGTATCAAGTTGTCTCTAACTTACTTCTTATCTTAATCATGTAATACAGATGATTGATATCTCAATACAGACCTTCGGATCTTCAAATATATCAATTTGGAACAGAGATTTAACTCATTAGATGATGAGAAAATACTaaagttaaacaaacaaaagacttACCTTTCCATTGGGTCTGAAAATTATGGATTTGTTTTCGTCGTATTCCAgactgcaggagagagggagacataTTCAATGACTTTAACTTtctcaaaacaaacagagcaaacTGAGTATAATAAAATCAGATTGAGGATAACAGCGCTCTG
This window of the Anguilla anguilla isolate fAngAng1 chromosome 1, fAngAng1.pri, whole genome shotgun sequence genome carries:
- the virma gene encoding protein virilizer homolog, whose product is MAGDSSMELLFLDTFKHQSAELTNVDVVRFPCGVLITEVRVIPPGIKAHSSLPDSRAFGETSPHAFQLDLFFNNVTKPSAPVFDRLGSLEYDENKSIIFRPNGKVNTDGLVLRGWYTSLTVAVYGTAERSHGHERDSPPPPPPPPPQQQQNLKRNVKHEWEKEDQYNGSPPRPQPRGPRTPPGPPPPDDDEEEAVPVTVGAEKEEGTEGRDDYLEPISPERGSLPLEEPYSDEAEPEEEVEEEDEGGPEEEEDEEDVRTEGSLVEDEEDEDEDEEEGDDGYEQISSDEEDLENGGFKLASFNLVYTAEDLAAVPTVQYDPYEREIRPLLYFSAPYRTKFELEVSRLRDSGLQDEVASELAAKLTELLEAYREDRGAKWVTALEEAPGLMVKGLSCLAAKEAEEAPLRQLADWTAQALCLQVALSQPIALNVRQLKAGAKLASALAECGARAAAALLEGGVAGRLMELLFAEHVSSSLKLNTLRSLDSLISMSEGMEAFLGATATPEGPEKSAYQRLVELILLDQTVRVVTAGTAIVQKGHFYEVLTELQKTAGQWAERLSPAATAVAMEGDPEAEPGQEKAGKEEEAEPESPMDLDHLLASSDISEGELEKLAGVLDELLHLLETAPHAMVQPPVKSFPTSARITGPLERDDPYPVLFRYMHTRHFLESLTVVLSTPAASAHPSVLQAVKDLLRFLAQTQQGLLFLMSEHEATNLLVRVLTQISEADAEAEPGAGLGGAGGPGDAPGEDDFAVWLMQVLHALQGVAELLTHCGAEGGLEEGDNAEVLGTLHALYLITFSATGRAAVSHVFSLEHNFSCLVTLMEHYSKEGQGEAKARKSVTYNYACMLVLLVVQSSSDLRMMEHYAAQLIAICKADENNAKLQELSKWLEPLEKLRYEINCIPSLIDYIKQNVENLITQEGAGLITALRVLCHIACPPHAVEGQQKDLKWNLAVIQLFSAEGMDTFVKVLQKLTALLLQPWRLHGSTGPTLQRVMVLSAACGTLRLLRCMLTELLRGGAFEFKDTRVPSALVALHMILCSAPPSGRLDPEEQRVQNHVVDILLTFTQGVNEQVTDTEETLANNTWSLMLKEVLSSVLKAPEGFFSGLALLSELLPLPLPLQTTQLIAPQDVAVALNTRKLWSMHLHGQARALQEIVRAVSGTSCQPLLAMLRRVCVQLSDLASPTALLVLRTLLELLLEDLQPPAEGKERTCSGQTARLLALLDSLASHRACKVAALHLLGGASRGDERLAELFPCLVSLLAPPTDGNLHQQHCGELAASFFQSLCDQDIALMVSTSSDTPLSEAEQLANALPSREMLSAVCDAMLEVLGNPDSSYALVLTCIRTMMFLTEHEYGFFHLKSALKKHGMAVCALLKRVIFAFNKESAELVSALLDFLRQILNTDSLGCCGDDGPSPMEVDCGAPSRSLALSAADMKQLLQWKDDSLEHPLPELEKQIAEYSKEDDSLETLLENVVGLRQMLESAGDTPPAPEQEAEPTLPAPDSLQAQFNHRTVYVLSDVFDDQLKALWFSPFQSEDIDTDLDMVKVDLVGLAEECCPDLDLKAELERSFLMEPSSPGHTKAPKGFKLGKHKHETFITSSGKGDYVEPAKRAHIMALPRGRGRGAFGQLCRPHDIFRQRKQNTSRPPSMHVDDFVAAEFKDIGPPVGLLQPKRVPKGSPKVPTRGLFTGNRGGRGAFHGQTRFFTPPAPKGVLLSGNYNRREGGRGSGWNAQVTPVTHRGTYNEARGGQSNFARGPLPSRQPPAGGYRLAPRDRAPRGRGTGLSWLSAGGGGGGGGGGGAGGGGSRGKFSSGGSGGGRGRHVRSFTR